One window of Deinococcus malanensis genomic DNA carries:
- a CDS encoding SpoIID/LytB domain-containing protein: MPFRLRSRRSSSGHCSLGALGAALLLGALSGAQALNVRVLVSSGQQVTVRVPVTPTPTSPLAAPSVLAALPQPPTMNTWLVGVSGRQPGAHLTLGGQDAGNTALYLPPTPGSVVEISGRFYRGGVLLRAQDGGVQAINVVDVEDYLRGVVPAEMPSGWPASALAAQAVIARTYVAARINPSAPYDTCATESCQVYRGMDAEKPGPDAAIAATASQVIAYAGKPASTYFSSDSGGFTASSAEVWGKDIPYLTARPDPFSANGPRSRWRLEVPLSKVQAVATQFGAKVGALRGVSVTRVSESGRPQEITLSGAAGVAHISGARAGGFVRALGATSSRAILSGLSPLIVEGSGAGHGVGLSQYGALELARQGYDHLHVLGFYYPGTTLNRLAGVRDSGGPVLAGAQPLPELGIPGLPSAPGPSWLALRAVAGTP, encoded by the coding sequence ATGCCTTTTCGTTTGCGTTCCCGGCGCAGCTCATCTGGCCACTGCAGCCTGGGTGCCCTGGGGGCAGCCCTGCTCCTCGGTGCCCTGTCCGGGGCCCAGGCCCTGAATGTCCGCGTGCTGGTGTCCAGTGGACAGCAGGTCACGGTGCGGGTACCGGTGACCCCCACCCCCACCTCGCCGCTGGCGGCTCCTTCCGTGCTGGCCGCCCTGCCCCAGCCCCCGACCATGAACACGTGGCTGGTCGGGGTTTCAGGCCGTCAGCCGGGTGCGCACCTGACCCTGGGCGGCCAGGATGCCGGAAATACGGCCCTGTATCTGCCACCAACTCCGGGTAGTGTGGTGGAGATCAGTGGGCGGTTCTACCGCGGCGGAGTGCTGCTGCGTGCCCAGGACGGAGGTGTCCAGGCGATCAACGTGGTTGATGTCGAGGACTACCTGCGCGGTGTGGTGCCGGCCGAGATGCCCAGTGGCTGGCCGGCCAGTGCCCTGGCCGCGCAGGCCGTGATCGCGCGGACTTACGTTGCTGCCCGCATCAACCCGTCGGCACCCTACGACACCTGCGCCACCGAAAGCTGTCAGGTCTACCGCGGCATGGATGCCGAGAAGCCCGGGCCCGACGCGGCCATTGCGGCGACTGCCTCACAGGTCATCGCCTACGCCGGCAAACCGGCCAGCACCTACTTCAGCAGCGATTCAGGCGGCTTTACCGCATCCAGTGCGGAGGTCTGGGGGAAGGACATCCCGTATCTGACCGCAAGGCCCGATCCGTTCTCGGCCAACGGGCCGCGTTCGCGCTGGCGTCTGGAAGTGCCGCTGAGCAAGGTGCAGGCGGTGGCCACGCAGTTTGGTGCGAAAGTTGGGGCCCTGCGCGGGGTGAGTGTCACGCGCGTGAGCGAATCCGGGCGACCGCAGGAAATCACCCTGAGTGGCGCGGCGGGTGTGGCGCACATCAGTGGGGCTCGGGCCGGCGGCTTTGTGCGTGCCCTGGGCGCCACGAGCAGCCGCGCGATCCTCAGCGGCCTGAGCCCCCTGATCGTGGAAGGCAGTGGCGCCGGCCACGGCGTGGGGCTGTCGCAGTACGGCGCCCTGGAGCTGGCCAGGCAGGGGTATGACCACCTGCATGTACTGGGCTTCTATTACCCTGGCACTACCCTGAACCGGCTGGCCGGCGTGCGGGATTCGGGCGGCCCGGTACTGGCCGGCGCACAGCCGCTGCCTGAGCTGGGCATTCCTGGTCTGCCTTCTGCGCCTGGGCCTTCATGGCTGGCCCTACGGGCTGTCGCGGGTACGCCATGA
- a CDS encoding long-chain fatty acid--CoA ligase — protein MQGNMMDVQLTIPTILERMRTQYAGREVVSLMVAGRDEKGQPIPHKHRTTYGAVADRALRLASALQGLGLNAGDRVATLCVNSFRHLEAYMGVPSAGLVLHTVNIRLHPEQVVWILNHAEDRVLIIENVFAAMIPAIRAACPQIERVFVMGPLPQAIPGAEDYDAFVMAHEPLARYPELEENAPAAMCYTSGTTGNPKGVIYTHRSTVLHSLVSAPKDALGVGEADSVLAIVPMFHVNAWGLPYTCAMYGAKQVFAGVFSDGPSIARLLQEEAVTITAGVPTIWMGLLAELDRAKADGTPYDLSRVQMVISGGSASPESMIRAFQDRHGLRMLQAWGMTETHPLGTASSVPVGVNPTSDEGYALRAKQGRAVPLVELGLLSDDGQLLPHDGKTMGRLIIRAPWVASSYFKGEGQANFFTLDDGKLWFDTGDIVTIDDRSFMHIQDRAKDLIKSGGEWISSVDLENAIMAHPAVAQCAVIAMDDPKWDERPLAVVVPQPGQSVSHEELVEFITPKFARWWLPDATIIAESLPIGATGKFLKRELRDQHRHHKTGAQTSTNA, from the coding sequence ATGCAGGGCAACATGATGGACGTTCAGCTGACAATTCCCACCATTCTGGAGCGCATGCGCACGCAGTACGCCGGGCGAGAGGTCGTCAGCCTGATGGTGGCGGGGCGTGACGAGAAGGGCCAGCCGATTCCCCACAAGCACCGCACGACCTACGGGGCCGTGGCTGACCGGGCCCTGCGCCTGGCCAGCGCCCTGCAGGGCCTGGGCTTGAATGCCGGTGACCGCGTGGCCACCCTGTGCGTGAATTCCTTCCGGCACCTCGAGGCGTACATGGGCGTGCCCAGCGCCGGTCTCGTGCTGCATACGGTGAATATCCGCCTGCACCCCGAGCAGGTCGTGTGGATCCTGAACCATGCCGAGGACCGCGTGCTGATCATCGAGAACGTGTTCGCGGCGATGATTCCCGCCATTCGCGCGGCCTGCCCGCAGATCGAGCGGGTGTTCGTGATGGGGCCCCTTCCACAGGCGATTCCGGGCGCGGAAGACTACGACGCCTTCGTGATGGCGCACGAACCACTCGCACGCTATCCCGAGCTTGAGGAAAACGCCCCGGCGGCCATGTGCTACACGTCGGGTACCACCGGCAACCCCAAGGGCGTGATCTACACCCACCGCAGCACCGTGCTGCACTCGCTGGTCAGCGCTCCCAAGGACGCGCTGGGGGTGGGTGAGGCCGACAGTGTGCTGGCCATCGTGCCGATGTTCCACGTCAACGCCTGGGGCCTGCCGTACACCTGTGCCATGTACGGCGCCAAGCAGGTCTTTGCGGGTGTGTTCAGCGACGGGCCCAGCATCGCGCGGCTGCTGCAGGAGGAAGCAGTTACCATCACGGCCGGCGTGCCGACCATCTGGATGGGCCTGCTGGCTGAGCTGGACCGGGCCAAGGCGGACGGCACGCCCTACGACCTGAGCCGAGTGCAGATGGTGATCTCGGGGGGCAGCGCCTCACCGGAAAGCATGATCCGCGCGTTCCAGGACCGCCACGGGCTGCGCATGCTGCAGGCGTGGGGCATGACCGAAACCCACCCGCTGGGCACCGCCAGCAGTGTGCCGGTGGGCGTGAATCCCACCAGTGACGAGGGCTACGCCCTGCGCGCCAAGCAGGGACGCGCGGTGCCGCTGGTCGAGCTGGGCCTGCTCAGTGACGACGGCCAGCTGCTGCCTCATGACGGCAAGACCATGGGCCGCCTGATTATCCGGGCGCCCTGGGTGGCCAGCAGCTACTTCAAGGGCGAGGGTCAGGCCAACTTCTTTACCCTGGACGACGGCAAGTTGTGGTTCGATACCGGTGACATCGTGACCATCGACGACCGCAGCTTCATGCACATTCAGGACCGCGCCAAGGACCTGATCAAATCCGGCGGCGAGTGGATCAGCTCGGTGGACCTGGAAAACGCCATCATGGCCCACCCGGCCGTGGCCCAGTGCGCTGTGATCGCCATGGATGACCCCAAGTGGGACGAGCGTCCTCTGGCTGTCGTGGTGCCCCAGCCTGGTCAGAGCGTGAGCCATGAGGAACTGGTCGAGTTCATCACCCCCAAGTTCGCCCGCTGGTGGCTGCCCGACGCGACCATCATCGCCGAAAGCCTGCCGATCGGCGCAACCGGCAAGTTCCTGAAACGCGAGCTGCGTGACCAGCACCGCCATCACAAGACGGGCGCACAGACCAGCACCAACGCCTGA
- a CDS encoding AAA family ATPase, whose protein sequence is MTAALQLLVGLPGAGKTTLARELETRHAALRLTPDEWMLPLFGAGEFQGKRAVLEHDLLWSVARRALVLGVSVVLDYGVWSREEREMYRLRACGLGVATVLHVLDLPLDDLWLRLQARNANLPSGTFPITRTELEQWSGWFERPTPEERALFSSPDAV, encoded by the coding sequence GTGACGGCAGCCCTGCAGCTGCTCGTGGGTCTGCCTGGAGCGGGGAAGACCACCCTGGCCCGTGAGCTGGAGACGCGGCACGCCGCGCTGCGTCTGACGCCGGATGAATGGATGCTGCCGCTGTTCGGCGCGGGTGAGTTTCAGGGAAAACGTGCGGTCCTGGAGCATGACCTGCTGTGGAGCGTGGCCCGGCGGGCCCTGGTCCTCGGCGTCAGCGTGGTGCTGGATTACGGTGTGTGGTCACGCGAGGAGCGCGAGATGTACCGGCTGCGGGCATGTGGGCTGGGGGTGGCCACCGTGCTTCATGTCCTGGACCTGCCGCTGGATGACCTTTGGTTGCGGCTTCAGGCCCGCAACGCGAACCTGCCGTCAGGGACGTTCCCGATCACGCGAACCGAACTGGAGCAATGGAGCGGCTGGTTCGAGCGGCCGACCCCGGAGGAACGGGCGCTGTTCAGTTCCCCTGACGCCGTGTAG
- a CDS encoding enoyl-CoA hydratase-related protein has product MTEPVLLTETHAGVRTLTMNRPDKLNAANDALLLSLTEAMTQADADVSVRVIVLTGSGRGFCAGQDLGDVSGRNMTFTEHLNHTYNPLIRAIRGCGKPVISAVNGVAAGAGASLALAGDVRLWARSAALIEIFSNIALIPDSGSTWFLPRLVGYHRAFELMALADKVRSDEALRLGLCEHVFPDETFQQEVQAYAEALAARPANALKLTKQALNAAMTSTLDAALDLEAELQQVAGDHWEHQEGVTAFKEKRAPDFRRG; this is encoded by the coding sequence ATGACTGAACCTGTGCTCCTGACCGAGACGCATGCTGGTGTGCGCACCCTGACCATGAACCGTCCGGACAAGCTCAATGCCGCCAATGACGCCCTGTTGCTGTCGCTGACCGAAGCCATGACCCAGGCGGACGCGGACGTTTCGGTGCGGGTCATTGTGCTGACCGGCTCCGGACGCGGCTTTTGCGCGGGACAGGACCTGGGAGACGTATCGGGACGCAACATGACCTTCACTGAGCACCTGAACCATACCTACAACCCGCTGATCCGGGCCATCCGGGGGTGCGGGAAGCCGGTCATCAGCGCGGTGAACGGGGTTGCGGCGGGTGCCGGGGCCAGTCTGGCGCTGGCCGGGGACGTCCGGTTGTGGGCGCGCTCGGCGGCCCTGATCGAGATCTTTTCCAATATCGCGCTGATTCCCGACAGTGGCAGCACCTGGTTTCTGCCCCGGCTGGTGGGCTATCACCGCGCTTTCGAGCTGATGGCCCTGGCTGACAAGGTCCGCTCTGATGAAGCCCTGCGTCTGGGGCTCTGCGAGCACGTGTTTCCGGACGAGACCTTCCAGCAGGAAGTGCAGGCATATGCCGAGGCCCTTGCGGCCCGTCCGGCCAACGCCCTGAAACTGACCAAGCAGGCCCTGAACGCCGCCATGACCAGCACCCTGGACGCGGCCCTGGACCTCGAGGCCGAGCTTCAGCAGGTGGCTGGGGACCACTGGGAGCACCAGGAAGGCGTCACTGCCTTCAAGGAAAAGCGGGCACCGGACTTCCGGCGCGGGTAA
- the ruvX gene encoding Holliday junction resolvase RuvX, whose amino-acid sequence MTRMTAPPDSQDVVLALDVSKSRIGFAVNLGQLAFGRGSVDRKRLPLDLKAVRLKVEETGATLLLLGLPLRTDGAPSPAADRVRAFGRVLADKGYRVAYQDERFTTRRARELGAADEDEAAAVQILELYLMGREGAAPRHSP is encoded by the coding sequence ATGACGCGCATGACGGCACCCCCGGACTCTCAGGACGTCGTTCTGGCATTGGACGTCAGCAAGTCCCGGATCGGCTTTGCGGTCAACCTGGGGCAACTGGCCTTTGGACGCGGCAGTGTTGACCGCAAAAGGCTGCCGCTGGACCTCAAGGCCGTGAGGCTGAAAGTTGAGGAGACCGGCGCGACCCTGCTGCTGCTGGGGCTGCCGCTGCGCACCGACGGTGCTCCCAGCCCGGCGGCCGACCGGGTGCGTGCCTTCGGCCGGGTCCTGGCCGACAAGGGCTACCGCGTCGCCTACCAGGACGAGCGCTTTACCACCCGGCGGGCGCGCGAACTGGGCGCGGCCGACGAGGACGAGGCCGCCGCCGTGCAGATTCTGGAGTTGTATCTGATGGGCCGTGAAGGCGCCGCGCCTCGGCACTCGCCCTAG
- a CDS encoding DUF4242 domain-containing protein, which yields MKVFMAERDLPGITMDQLGAAQAAVIGESRRASEAGTPVRYLRSMYVPGDNRCACLFAANSADDVCRVNDAAGVPYTRVVEAHDLPSPQTS from the coding sequence ATGAAGGTGTTCATGGCCGAACGTGACCTTCCCGGAATCACCATGGATCAGCTGGGTGCGGCGCAGGCCGCGGTGATTGGCGAAAGTCGGCGGGCCAGCGAGGCGGGAACGCCAGTGCGTTATCTGCGGAGTATGTATGTTCCGGGGGATAACCGGTGTGCCTGTCTGTTTGCGGCCAACAGCGCCGACGATGTATGCCGCGTAAACGACGCTGCCGGCGTGCCGTATACCCGGGTGGTCGAGGCGCACGATCTGCCGTCTCCACAAACCTCCTGA
- a CDS encoding M23 family metallopeptidase: MRLRTLGAGAALGASAFALAHYAPALPDSAIARPARQFSLPFAGPPGPDTWMLGQGYGNTTGAYRQRRRTYGNLQGVHAGLDFSAPCGTPVRSIGDGTVAEVDGSHGSPPHNVVINHAGNLSSLYGHLRVRSSLRVGQAVKRGDVIGQSGDSQETCISAPHLHLELRDRSHQRFFNPLPYIQADWDSLALAGSFGRGYEYDLNAPRRWQTPESQPEVRRGGALLNEFARPWPPAPGGGR; the protein is encoded by the coding sequence ATGAGGCTCAGAACCCTGGGAGCGGGCGCGGCGTTGGGTGCGTCCGCCTTTGCGTTGGCGCATTACGCACCTGCCCTGCCCGACAGCGCCATCGCGCGGCCCGCCCGGCAGTTTAGCCTGCCGTTCGCCGGTCCTCCAGGACCCGACACCTGGATGCTGGGGCAGGGGTACGGCAATACCACCGGTGCCTACCGGCAGCGGCGCAGAACATACGGCAACCTGCAGGGGGTGCATGCCGGGCTGGATTTCAGTGCGCCGTGCGGCACTCCGGTGCGTTCCATCGGGGACGGTACGGTGGCCGAGGTGGACGGTTCACATGGCAGCCCACCGCATAACGTGGTGATCAATCATGCCGGGAACCTCAGCAGCCTGTACGGGCATCTGCGGGTGCGCTCCAGCCTGCGGGTGGGGCAGGCCGTCAAACGGGGAGATGTGATCGGGCAGAGCGGCGACTCTCAGGAGACCTGCATCAGTGCCCCACACCTGCACCTGGAACTGCGTGACCGGTCTCATCAGCGCTTTTTCAATCCCTTGCCGTATATCCAGGCGGACTGGGATTCCCTGGCCCTGGCCGGCAGCTTCGGCCGTGGCTACGAGTACGACCTGAACGCTCCACGCCGCTGGCAGACTCCTGAATCCCAGCCCGAAGTGCGCCGTGGTGGCGCACTGCTCAACGAGTTCGCCCGGCCGTGGCCCCCTGCTCCGGGAGGAGGCCGATGA
- a CDS encoding PD40 domain-containing protein codes for MRHLLSLVTAAALSVSAAATLPSQAVLSGTCCPGAVWSPDSKALLFLDGPPARPATGIYQVPASGGAVTRRFSSVAFFSPKLAWAVRPSNGDNTILERLSDGRRFNLPTRGADVTWTRSETRLAYTRSDTTGNFDRRLSRVYVADVFGAPRQVATLYGGGVSGWVNDTTLLLSGKAQPGVRDRELFTLDIRNGARRSLGQALSFRGVSLSPDGAWVVYYVAFDSKARNGLWIRPTAGGAPRKLDAFGAYRWRDASRLLLIPLRPDGSPHVLREYRVRENAWRTLGDLGDQVRQGDWSVSPDGQRMAYLSARDGNVRVLRVP; via the coding sequence ATGAGACATCTGCTGAGCCTGGTGACGGCTGCAGCCCTGTCGGTTTCAGCTGCCGCCACCTTGCCCTCGCAGGCGGTACTGAGCGGCACCTGCTGCCCAGGGGCCGTGTGGAGCCCGGATTCGAAGGCGCTGCTGTTTCTGGATGGACCCCCGGCACGTCCAGCCACCGGGATCTATCAGGTGCCAGCTTCAGGCGGGGCCGTGACACGCCGGTTTTCCAGCGTGGCCTTTTTCTCGCCCAAACTGGCCTGGGCGGTGCGGCCCAGCAACGGGGACAACACCATACTGGAGCGCCTGTCGGACGGCCGGCGATTCAATCTTCCCACCCGTGGAGCAGACGTCACCTGGACCCGCTCCGAGACCCGGCTGGCCTATACCCGCAGCGACACCACCGGCAATTTCGACCGGCGTCTGAGCCGCGTATACGTGGCAGACGTATTCGGGGCGCCGCGGCAGGTGGCGACGCTCTATGGCGGTGGGGTCAGCGGCTGGGTCAATGACACCACACTGCTGCTCAGCGGTAAGGCGCAGCCCGGCGTGCGCGACCGCGAACTGTTTACCCTGGATATCCGCAACGGCGCGCGCCGCTCTCTGGGTCAGGCCCTGTCGTTCCGGGGCGTCAGCCTGAGTCCCGATGGCGCCTGGGTCGTGTATTACGTGGCCTTTGATTCCAAGGCCCGCAACGGGCTGTGGATCCGGCCCACTGCGGGGGGTGCTCCCCGAAAGCTCGATGCCTTTGGGGCCTACCGCTGGCGGGACGCGAGTCGCCTGCTGCTGATTCCGCTGCGGCCCGACGGCTCACCGCATGTGCTGCGCGAATACCGTGTGCGTGAGAATGCCTGGCGCACGCTGGGTGACCTGGGCGATCAGGTGCGCCAGGGTGACTGGAGTGTCAGCCCGGACGGCCAGCGGATGGCTTATCTGAGTGCCCGTGATGGGAACGTACGGGTGCTCAGGGTGCCGTAG
- the ilvA gene encoding threonine ammonia-lyase, biosynthetic, with amino-acid sequence MTQTFEPGTLEAQDVLRLALTSKVYGAAVETALSPAPALSERLGQQVWLKREDQQPIFSFKLRGAYNRMAQLSAAERARGVITASAGNHAQGVAYSAQELGVRAVIVMPATTPEIKVRACRARGAEVVLHGDSFSDAEAHAYMLQRGQGLTFVHPYDDPHVLAGQGTVALELLRQLDEDRPYTVFVPVGGGGLIAGVASVMKALRPDVRVIGVEPDDSDAMYQSLQAGHRVRLDTVGIFVDGVAVKQVGAYTFDLTRRYVDGWVRVSTDEVCAAIKDVFDDTRAVMEPAGALAVAGLKQYAARLQEPGQTLVALTCGANVNFDRLRHVAERAEIGEQREAILAVTIPERPGAFREFIEVIGPRAVTEFNYRYAPRENARIFVGVQLARAAQRAELLSTLTSRGYPVTDLTDDELAKVHVRHMVGGRAPEAAHERVYSFTFPERPGALLEFLTHLHGRWNISLFHYRNHGSAHGRVLAGLQVPTGDEADFAAFLRDLGYPATEMSTNPAYRLFLT; translated from the coding sequence ATGACACAGACCTTTGAACCCGGCACGCTCGAGGCCCAGGATGTGCTGCGCCTGGCCCTGACCAGCAAGGTATACGGCGCGGCAGTGGAAACCGCCCTGAGTCCGGCACCGGCCCTCAGCGAGCGGCTGGGACAGCAGGTGTGGCTCAAGCGCGAGGACCAGCAGCCCATCTTTTCGTTCAAGCTGCGTGGAGCCTACAACCGCATGGCCCAGCTCTCGGCCGCCGAGCGGGCCCGGGGAGTCATTACCGCCTCGGCCGGCAACCATGCCCAGGGGGTGGCCTATTCGGCGCAGGAGCTGGGGGTCCGGGCCGTTATCGTCATGCCGGCCACCACGCCCGAGATCAAGGTGCGGGCCTGCCGCGCCCGGGGCGCCGAGGTCGTGCTACACGGCGACAGCTTCAGTGATGCCGAGGCGCACGCCTACATGCTGCAGCGCGGGCAGGGCCTGACCTTCGTGCATCCCTACGACGACCCGCATGTGCTGGCCGGACAGGGCACCGTGGCCCTCGAACTGCTGCGCCAGCTTGACGAGGACCGGCCCTACACGGTGTTCGTGCCGGTCGGCGGCGGCGGCCTGATCGCCGGGGTGGCCAGCGTCATGAAGGCCCTGCGTCCCGACGTGCGTGTGATCGGTGTGGAGCCCGACGACAGCGACGCCATGTACCAGTCGTTGCAGGCTGGGCACCGTGTGCGCCTGGACACGGTGGGCATTTTCGTGGACGGCGTGGCGGTCAAGCAGGTCGGCGCCTACACCTTCGACCTGACCCGTCGCTACGTGGACGGCTGGGTGCGTGTCAGCACCGACGAGGTGTGCGCGGCCATCAAGGATGTGTTCGACGACACCCGCGCGGTGATGGAACCCGCCGGCGCCCTGGCAGTGGCCGGTCTCAAGCAGTACGCGGCGCGGCTCCAAGAGCCGGGGCAGACGCTGGTGGCGCTCACCTGCGGCGCCAACGTGAATTTCGACCGCCTGCGCCACGTGGCCGAGAGAGCCGAGATCGGTGAGCAGCGCGAGGCTATCCTCGCGGTCACCATCCCGGAGCGCCCGGGGGCTTTCCGGGAATTTATCGAGGTGATCGGCCCCCGTGCCGTGACCGAATTCAACTACCGCTACGCTCCACGCGAGAACGCGCGCATTTTCGTGGGCGTTCAGCTGGCCCGCGCCGCACAGCGTGCAGAACTGCTGAGCACCCTCACCTCGCGCGGGTACCCGGTGACCGACCTCACGGACGATGAACTGGCCAAGGTCCATGTGCGCCACATGGTCGGCGGGCGCGCGCCGGAGGCCGCCCACGAGCGGGTCTACTCGTTTACCTTTCCTGAACGGCCCGGCGCCCTGCTGGAGTTCCTGACCCACCTGCACGGCCGCTGGAACATCAGCCTGTTTCACTACCGCAACCACGGCAGTGCACACGGGCGGGTGCTGGCGGGTCTGCAGGTGCCGACTGGAGATGAGGCCGACTTTGCCGCCTTCCTGCGTGACCTGGGCTATCCCGCCACCGAAATGAGCACCAACCCGGCCTACCGCCTGTTTCTGACGTAA
- a CDS encoding FAD-dependent oxidoreductase, with translation MSETASKAGQVWAHVGQPFVNPGYDVIVAGAGRMGAACALYLRQLAPDLRLLLLDEGGLPNEDGATILAPGVWSGQDLPAAWQAEAAWVRAQLVTAFGEVGFEDRPLLEFHEQEADDTVASSDLQARFPILSGLVQVDRLPFARLDPRAATYRPGAVALACAQQAIRQGADLMLNAHATLIPGGVQVERLTVTNTHQIVTHETHMLSAPQVIIALGAEGPYAAEHDLGVHTAHARAYRQVPRLNVSSDAASPILRTSGLTLRPQTGGFTLVPAIHHRDPHGYLPQGGHLTGVPTGLRRETLEDLVALMDLLPALATEALELGRSISDVPGAWLALPGGSPRGRPQHQALPGARLLLGGPLADVLGLSTAYDLAASVAGVQTRPWS, from the coding sequence ATGAGCGAGACGGCCAGCAAGGCAGGACAGGTCTGGGCACATGTCGGGCAGCCCTTTGTCAACCCCGGTTATGACGTGATTGTGGCCGGAGCCGGACGCATGGGTGCGGCCTGCGCCCTGTACCTGCGCCAGCTGGCTCCTGATCTGCGCCTGCTGCTGCTTGACGAGGGTGGCCTTCCCAACGAGGACGGAGCCACCATCCTGGCCCCAGGCGTCTGGAGTGGCCAGGACCTGCCGGCCGCATGGCAGGCCGAGGCCGCCTGGGTCCGTGCGCAGCTGGTCACTGCTTTTGGAGAAGTGGGCTTCGAGGACCGGCCGCTGCTGGAATTCCATGAGCAGGAGGCAGACGACACGGTTGCGAGTTCCGACCTGCAGGCGCGCTTTCCCATTCTGTCCGGGCTGGTCCAGGTTGACCGCCTCCCGTTTGCCCGGCTTGACCCGCGGGCTGCAACCTACCGGCCGGGCGCCGTGGCCCTGGCCTGCGCCCAGCAGGCGATCCGGCAAGGGGCGGACCTGATGCTTAACGCCCATGCGACCCTGATCCCCGGCGGCGTCCAGGTGGAGCGCCTGACTGTGACCAACACACACCAGATCGTCACGCACGAAACCCACATGCTGAGCGCACCTCAGGTGATTATCGCCCTGGGCGCCGAGGGACCATACGCCGCCGAGCATGACCTGGGCGTGCATACCGCACACGCCCGTGCCTATCGCCAGGTTCCGCGTCTGAATGTGTCCAGCGACGCTGCTTCACCCATCCTGCGGACGTCTGGCCTGACCCTGCGCCCACAGACCGGTGGCTTTACCCTGGTTCCGGCCATTCACCACCGCGACCCGCACGGCTACCTGCCGCAGGGGGGCCACCTGACCGGGGTGCCGACCGGACTGCGCCGCGAAACCCTTGAGGATCTGGTGGCCCTGATGGACCTGCTGCCGGCACTGGCCACCGAGGCCCTGGAACTGGGGCGCAGCATCAGTGACGTTCCGGGGGCCTGGCTGGCGTTGCCGGGCGGATCCCCTCGCGGCCGGCCCCAGCATCAGGCCCTGCCGGGTGCACGCCTGTTGCTGGGGGGGCCGCTGGCCGACGTCCTGGGCCTGAGCACCGCCTACGACCTTGCCGCCAGCGTGGCAGGTGTGCAGACGCGGCCCTGGAGCTGA
- a CDS encoding alpha/beta hydrolase yields MAVSVQGQQVTFTPPSGAAGLIGDMTDWRKRPPLPVKAGQPITLTLPRGAWVEYAWVDAAGNAFADPDNDQRSLNPWWPYPRAAVVGDYVRHPLWQLPDATRRGTSHRLSWDGEVFHGKRRVIVHTPYGYAGGPLPVYYVQDGVACYRTGRLGELMDRAVEAGLASGAALVFVEPVDRNIEYYLNDHYLDFLTREVFPRVEGPLVQASTRGLWGASLGGLISLHLGRAHPELFSRVVSHSGAFIARPGARTKDGGIDTTGAGEWLREQLQAQPPRHLRLSLDTGVLEWLTGPNRRMAALMADLGLEHQYREYPSGHNWVTWREALPEAFLYMQGL; encoded by the coding sequence ATGGCCGTATCGGTGCAGGGACAACAGGTAACATTTACGCCTCCGTCAGGTGCCGCCGGCCTGATCGGAGACATGACCGACTGGCGCAAGCGGCCTCCGCTGCCGGTCAAGGCAGGGCAGCCCATCACGCTGACGCTGCCGCGCGGCGCCTGGGTGGAATATGCCTGGGTGGACGCCGCAGGCAACGCGTTTGCCGACCCCGACAACGATCAGCGCAGTCTGAACCCCTGGTGGCCTTACCCGCGCGCCGCTGTGGTGGGCGATTACGTCCGCCATCCGCTGTGGCAGCTCCCGGACGCCACCCGGCGCGGGACTTCACACCGGCTGTCCTGGGACGGGGAAGTGTTTCACGGCAAGCGGCGCGTGATCGTGCACACGCCCTACGGCTACGCGGGTGGACCGCTTCCGGTGTACTACGTGCAGGACGGCGTGGCCTGCTACCGCACCGGCCGGCTGGGCGAGCTGATGGACCGGGCCGTGGAAGCCGGGCTGGCCTCCGGCGCCGCGCTGGTCTTTGTCGAGCCGGTGGACCGCAACATCGAGTACTACCTCAACGATCACTACCTGGACTTCCTGACAAGGGAAGTCTTTCCACGTGTCGAGGGGCCGCTGGTCCAGGCCTCCACGCGCGGGCTGTGGGGGGCGAGCCTGGGCGGCCTGATCAGCCTGCATCTGGGCCGCGCCCATCCGGAACTGTTCTCACGGGTAGTCAGTCACAGCGGCGCATTTATCGCCCGGCCCGGCGCCCGCACGAAAGACGGCGGAATCGACACCACGGGTGCTGGCGAGTGGCTGCGTGAGCAACTTCAGGCCCAGCCCCCCCGTCACCTGCGCCTGAGCCTGGACACTGGCGTCCTGGAATGGCTGACCGGTCCCAACCGCCGCATGGCCGCCCTGATGGCGGACCTGGGACTGGAGCATCAGTACCGCGAATACCCCAGCGGTCACAACTGGGTCACCTGGCGCGAAGCCCTGCCCGAAGCCTTCCTGTACATGCAGGGGCTCTGA